The nucleotide sequence CACCACGTAAACCAGGACGTGCGTCTTCAGCAGGTACTCCGACCAATAGCGTCGCAGGTCCTCCCCGCCTCCTACTACACAGGAAATAGCGATGGTCACCGCCCACTGAAGCTCCATGGGACATGTTGCTAGGTAACTAGACACAGGTTAGCAGATGTTAAccgttactgtgtgtgtgcgtgcgtgcaatgTGCTGTTCTGACTCGTCTTGTTAGGAATCTGTCAAAGCTCAGACCAGGGACCTCTTTGGATGTTAAAAGGATTCTGaactgtgtgtttctgaaggAAAAACAGCTTAGTCTCAGATCTGGCTGCCTGTGGTAAGTCTGTCAGGCAGGGCTGAAATTCAATGCCAGGAAATGTGCCCTGTTCTGTTCTGGTGATGtctgttctgctctgctgtCCTCAACTCTGCACTTCTGATGTGATGTGTGGGTTCCAGGTCTTACAAAGGCCTATCCTCACTTCCTGGTCCAGGAGACCAGTGATGACTGCTGCCCATGAAGACAGCTATGTGATCCTATTGGGGACtccctagggagtcaggtggctgagcggttaggaaatcgggctagtaatcagaaggttgccggtttgattcccggcattgcaaaattacgttgtgtccttgggcaaggcacttcactgactaaatgtaaatgtattgcatTTGAGAACACCTCGAGGAgaagggtgtctgtgtgtgctctaTAGGTTAGGTTATGGGTGttttaggggagggagggagagtgtgtttcAGAAAGGGAGGACGAGGGCCGTACTCTCCAGGAAGTCGAGCTGGCAGGTGGGGGCTCGGAGGCTCATGAAGTTGAAGCCCCGCGTGGGCCGCCTGTGGCCCCCCCTCTTGGCCTGGTCGCTAGGGGTGAGGCCCTGCATCATGCTGCTCTTCCCAGCCCCGTCAAGACCCAGGACGAGGACCTGCCGTTTCCCAccgcccccgccctcctcctgctcacacacacattcacatatatacacacacacatatacatacattcacacacacagtttttgtCAACACAAAAAGCTGTTTTGTCCGTTGGGATTAACCTTAGGCTAGAAGGGATAAGAGCACCTGTTTGTTACATGGCGATACTTACACTCTAAACGGCTTCATGAGAATCTCTTCACGGTTGATTGAATCAGGGAGGTTACAGATTTACTTAACACAAACCGCTGTGTGAGCTATCCTGATGAAAAGACCCATTCACAATTATCCGTTCCCATTGAAGTGTTTTATCAGAAATTCTCCTCGAGGAATAACGAATGAATAACGAGGAATAACGAATGAATTCCGGAATAATATGACGAACGACGTGTCTATAACTGTATAGACCTTTTGTGCCTGGCCCAGTTCACAGTTCCAACAACACCCTAGCCTATTAGTCATTTACAAAGTACACCCAGAAATATCACATCATCAGTGTAACAAACAATAGCAAATAACGTACAAATAAAAAGTTTGTCGGTGCGACTGAGCTCCagcgtgtttgtttttttcaccaTTGATCTACGTGTTGATTTTTTCAAATCTATTTGAATAGAATGTTATCCATTTCCGAATATTTGCAAAACCTTGCAAATATTCACCCTGTCTCTAGACATCAGTCCACAGTGTCGTTGGAGAACTTTCCCCGCTTCACAGCACACGGCAAAGCCCCAGATTCATCGTCACAAACCGACAGTTGGAACATTTTGAAAAGAAACGAATAGCACTCACCTCTTTTATCATGCTATATTCCACTTCAGGTGACCATATTCGCCTTCTGTAGAAATAATTCAAGGCGATAAAGAGCGCGGAGCCGACGGCAGCCACTGCGGCGCTCAGGGCGATAGAGATGTGCTTTAACAAAACCATGGGGCACCTCTGGAATACCGGAGAGTAGATTGTCTATGGACACGGATGATAAGGGCTACCGAACGATTTTCGGTGTTTACAGTGCAAGTGATCGACTGTAGACTAGGTTACTTGTTTGTGTTGAGAAGACGAGCACCGCCAGCACCCGCTCGCATTCTTGTCCCTTGTGGGCTGCTAGTCTGACACTATGGGCTACACGGACTCCGAGCGACTTGGACGGCTGAGTTTTAAAAACGTAACTACAGAAAAAGGGGACGTTCACATATCCTGTTTTGACGAACAAATCAACATTCTAAAATGTAACGTGACACGAACCAAGACGTAGGCTACATCGCACGAGTGTCGCGTGCAATATTGATAATAAAGTAACACGTATCATAATCTTGCAACATATTAATTAAATGTGAATTAGCCGTTGTAGTTCTAACCTTATTGACAACTGGCCAGGGGAGGGCGTCCTTCACTTTAAAGTTTGTTATGGAGGCACAACATAAAATCCAcatcaaataaaataatttctCATTTTGAATCTCAGCGTATTGAGATACACAACAGCCATCTATAAAACATTATATATTGGCTCTTATCAATGACATTCTAACATATTTGTGTAATAGCCGAGCACTAGTGATGATCAGACACCTGCATGATGTCATACAGCAGCATCGCGAGCCTAACAGCACTCCCGACCGACCGAGACAAGTCGTGGTTGAAACTTGCTGCTCCTGTCCCTTTAAGGGAAGAAGAAACATGTTAACAACGATTCTTTAATCATTAAGTTTGTTGAGGATTATTCGGAATTTTACGGGAACGATTCATCACGTCTGGATTGCTAACTCGGCTGGATTTTGTGGAATGGCTGACGAGTTCATTGAAAACGATGCTAGCTGGGTGGTTAGCAGGGGTATCGTTGACTAAACATGGTGGCCACTAGCCGAAATTTTTGAGGGCTTTGAAACAATCATATAGGATAGGTTCGCTTTGTATCCCGTAACATTGTAGCAACGGTGAATGTTGCACTACAACTGTGTATTCAAACTTGAACATTTCAAAGGCACGTTGCTTTTATGCAGAATACTTCAGAAGGAGTCCTAACTGTCCGACACAATACTTGTCAAGAACCGTGGACAACACGCTTGAAAAGTTGTCAAGTTGTTCTTCATTCTCGGTGAAGTATGTTGTGCACTAAGTAGGCTATCTGGTATGAAAACACAGCTAGCTCTACGAGACTCGAATTCTCATCGCGTATACGCTATGTGCGTCTTATAAAGTAGCAATGACTAGTCATACATAGGCAACTAAACATTGCAACCTATTATCTTAGCACGGCTTGCAATGCTATTATTGGGTTACAACAATCCGAAATAGATTAAGCAGCATTCTGAAGATAAAGCCTATAAATCATGGTAAAATAACACATTGCAGTCGAGGGGTATCAGATTGGGCTATTTGGAATACTCTGCTGCCAACATGCGTGGCGAGACGTTATGGATTATCGCGTAATCCAACACGCGCCAGGCCGGAATTTGGGAACTGATGGAGCAGAGTGATGTTGCCACACATTTCTAATGCAAATTCAGCGCCACATGTTTCAAAAATGACGGTTTACATTCGGTAGATTTTAGAGGACTCGTGGAGGATATTACATGGAGACTCGCCTGACATGCCAAGGAAGGAGTTACCGCTACCGGAGGGTTGGGAGAAAACCCGGGACTTTGACGGGAAAGTCTACTACATCGACCACATTAACCACACAACCAGTTGGATAGACCCGCGAGACAGGTATGGCGTGACAGAATGACACACACTGAAAGAAAAACGGTCTAAACATCTCCTAACGTAGGTGGTCCAATGtttatgttttttgggggggctagGTACTCAGAGATACAGTAACGTGTGCAACAGACTGTAGACCAAACATCAGTAACTGATGAATAATGAAGTAACCAGATACTTAGAATAAACTTCCACAGTATATGGTTTTCTTGGGGGAACATATCATTTGCACTTCTGTGTTTCGAAAGTAGCACTCTCGGTGTGAATTTTTTTGCCTGTAATCTGCCAGTGTAATAGGCTTACAGTACAAAGCATAGGCTACAGTGCAGACATGGGATTCACAACAGAACCATATTTGTGCAGGTTCTTACAGTCAAGGCCCTGGTGTTAAGACTGTGGGACCCGGATCGTTCTACCGGTTACTAAAGTCCTCTCGGACTTTGACACAAAATCTCTTTAATAGCTTAGGTCTGGAATTCCTGAATACCTTGTGGGTGAGGGACTTTTCATTCTGCACAGGGTGCTGGTTGAAGACAGGGATATGTTGTGTTACAGAACGATAGGACAGGCTTCGGGGTGGCGCTGAAGTGATGTTTTTATCCTGGTGGTTAGAAGCCCACCAGCCTGCCAgcgaggcagacacacacaccaccccagaaCCCAACCTCAGGCTCCAGAACTCCCGCTGCGTCAACCTCGCGTCGACGAAAGAAGCCCATCAGAACAGTTCCAGATAGAACACCGCACTTGCGTTCCGTTCGGAACCCTACACGGTTCCGTCCTGGTGAAAGTTCTAGTCAGGGGGCTCATTCAGCTCAGTGGTTCAGCACAGCGGCCTTttgtgaggaggagagtggcGCGACGTTCAAAGGTGGATTTGTAAACCAAGACATCAAAAACACATTCCTGAAACACACGGG is from Osmerus eperlanus chromosome 27, fOsmEpe2.1, whole genome shotgun sequence and encodes:
- the arl10 gene encoding ADP-ribosylation factor-like 10 translates to MVLLKHISIALSAAVAAVGSALFIALNYFYRRRIWSPEVEYSMIKEEGGGGGKRQVLVLGLDGAGKSSMMQGLTPSDQAKRGGHRRPTRGFNFMSLRAPTCQLDFLEIGGGEDLRRYWSEYLLKTHVLVYVVDSSDRSRLPLARAELHRLLKVDAQLPVIVLGNKQDKPDALSVSELHAALSLEEVGGRRLFLLAAQVACDSRGRFSQGGPHSLQAFQDLLLQLI